From Serinus canaria isolate serCan28SL12 chromosome 24, serCan2020, whole genome shotgun sequence, one genomic window encodes:
- the LOC103822770 gene encoding histone H2A, which yields MSGRGKSGGKARAKAKSRSSRAGLQFPVGRVHRLLRRGHYAERVGAGAPVYLAAVLEYLTAEILELAGNAARDNKKTRIIPRHLQLAVRNDEELNKLLGGVTIAQGGVLPNIQAVLLPKKTSKRGSGQQSQEY from the coding sequence ATGTCGGGCCGTGGCAAGAGCGGCGGTAAGGCCCGTGCTAAGGCCAAGTCTCGCTCGTCCCGGGCTGGGCTGCAGTTCCCGGTAGGGCGCGTTCACCGACTGCTGCGGCGCGGGCACTACGCGGAACGGGTGGGAGCTGGTGCGCCCGTCTATCTGGCCGCCGTGCTCGAATACCTCACTGCTGAGATCCTGGAGCTCGCGGGCAACGCGGCACGCGACAACAAGAAGACGCGCATCATCCCCCGTCACCTGCAACTAGCGGTGCGCAACGACGAGGAGCTTAACAAGCTGTTGGGCGGCGTTACCATCGCGCAGGGCGGCGTCCTGCCCAACATTCAGGCCGTCCTGCTGCCCAAGAAGACCAGCAAGAGGGGCAGTGGGCAGCAGTCGCAGGAGTACTAG